The Pedobacter cryoconitis genome has a window encoding:
- a CDS encoding lytic transglycosylase domain-containing protein, with protein MKRNVLILSFCVLILAAFNSSAQQKINKLDSISPISFLSTTYTGDTTAVPEVLENPLFYNYNFTYKKRLDSIQKQIPLPYNESVQRYIDIYSSRKDMMGKMLGLSEYYFPIFENALKAYDVPMELKFLPIIESSMNSHAISRVGATGLWQFMFSTAKDYGLGMDNFVDERKDPIQASYAAAAYFKDAYKNLGDWLLAIAAYNCGTGNVNRAIAKAHSRDFWAIRPFLPQETRNYVPAFIAAIYVMNCPDKHQIKAQKSLFAIKTDTIQVSRFVSLTELAEALAMEEGDLCTLNPSYKKKIVNGSEDQPKRIIIPKVSLANFAEIYEVLNNHTVETSTRVILASNDDRRLHKKHKEAGQSSAQVRYHKVGAGQNLIAIANQYNVEVQDLRVWNNLKGSTIVPGQRLIVAQKSGHARETESRSGKKYISYKAKGKSGSRITDRL; from the coding sequence ATGAAAAGAAATGTACTTATCCTCTCATTTTGTGTATTAATCCTTGCAGCTTTCAACAGCAGCGCACAACAAAAAATCAATAAGCTGGATTCAATTTCCCCGATCAGCTTCCTTTCTACTACTTATACCGGTGATACAACCGCAGTACCCGAAGTTTTAGAAAACCCGCTATTTTACAATTATAATTTCACGTATAAAAAACGTCTGGATTCTATTCAAAAGCAGATTCCACTGCCATATAATGAATCCGTGCAACGTTATATCGACATCTACAGCTCCAGAAAAGATATGATGGGCAAAATGCTGGGGCTTTCTGAATATTACTTTCCGATTTTTGAAAATGCACTGAAAGCTTATGATGTTCCAATGGAACTTAAGTTTTTACCCATTATAGAATCTTCGATGAATTCACATGCGATTTCCAGAGTTGGGGCAACCGGCTTATGGCAGTTTATGTTTTCTACGGCCAAAGACTATGGGCTGGGCATGGACAACTTTGTGGATGAACGTAAGGACCCTATCCAGGCGAGTTATGCTGCGGCAGCTTATTTTAAAGATGCCTACAAGAACTTAGGAGACTGGTTGCTGGCCATTGCTGCTTACAACTGTGGAACAGGGAATGTAAACAGGGCGATTGCTAAAGCACATTCGAGAGATTTCTGGGCGATCAGACCTTTTTTACCGCAGGAAACACGCAATTATGTGCCCGCTTTTATTGCAGCGATTTATGTGATGAACTGCCCGGATAAACATCAGATTAAAGCGCAGAAATCATTGTTTGCGATTAAAACTGATACCATTCAGGTGAGCCGCTTTGTTTCTCTGACAGAGCTGGCAGAAGCATTGGCAATGGAAGAAGGTGATCTGTGTACTTTAAATCCTTCGTATAAAAAGAAAATCGTTAACGGATCAGAAGATCAGCCCAAAAGAATTATTATACCCAAAGTAAGCCTTGCGAACTTTGCGGAAATTTACGAAGTACTGAACAACCATACGGTAGAAACCAGTACGCGGGTTATCCTGGCCTCCAATGATGACAGGAGACTGCATAAAAAACATAAAGAAGCTGGTCAGAGCAGTGCTCAGGTCAGATACCATAAAGTTGGCGCCGGCCAGAACTTAATTGCAATTGCCAATCAGTATAATGTTGAAGTGCAGGATTTACGCGTATGGAATAACCTGAAGGGAAGTACTATTGTTCCCGGACAACGTTTAATCGTCGCTCAAAAATCAGGTCACGCCCGTGAAACTGAATCCAGATCAGGCAAGAAATACATCTCTTATAAAGCGAAGGGTAAATCCGGATCAAGAATAACAGACAGGTTGTAA
- the gatA gene encoding Asp-tRNA(Asn)/Glu-tRNA(Gln) amidotransferase subunit GatA: MKKYNSLSEIQALIAQKKLDLPDLLDYYFTQIATQQHLNVFNEVFVDSAKKQAVSVQQKIDNGTAGKLAGMVIGIKDNILYKDHITTASSKMLEGFISPYSSTVVTRLIQEDAIIIGRTNCDEFAMGGSNETSYYGTVRNAADTERVAGGSSGGSAVAVQADMCLSALGTDTGGSVRQPAAFCGCYGLKPTYGRISRYGVIAYASSFDQVGPITSSVSDAALLLEVLAGADENDSTVSRLPVPDYLAALDNASPKKIAVLKETLESEALDPDIKAAILQAIEQFKADGHTVEYVSFDLLDYLVPAYYVLTAAEASSNLSRYDGVHYGHRNLQAENLNSLYKKSRAEGFGEEVKRRILLGTFVLSAGYYDAYYQKAQQVRRLIRDKIEALLVDFDVILTPVAPTPPFKIGENIQDPLVMYMADIFTVLASLTGVPAIAIPLGNNKLGLPLSLQLMGKHFEEGALLSLSKSFTYFSST; the protein is encoded by the coding sequence TTGAAGAAGTATAACTCTCTATCAGAGATACAAGCACTTATTGCGCAAAAAAAGCTTGATCTCCCTGATTTACTCGACTATTATTTTACACAGATAGCAACACAGCAACACCTCAATGTATTCAATGAGGTGTTTGTCGATTCTGCGAAAAAACAAGCAGTCAGCGTTCAGCAAAAAATAGACAATGGTACTGCCGGGAAGCTGGCAGGCATGGTGATTGGTATCAAGGATAATATCCTGTATAAAGACCATATCACAACTGCTTCTTCAAAAATGCTCGAAGGATTTATTTCTCCTTATTCTTCTACGGTCGTTACCCGGTTGATTCAGGAAGATGCAATTATCATCGGCAGAACAAACTGTGATGAATTTGCCATGGGAGGTTCTAATGAAACATCTTATTACGGCACAGTACGGAATGCCGCAGATACGGAAAGAGTAGCCGGTGGTTCCTCGGGAGGGTCTGCTGTAGCTGTACAAGCTGATATGTGTCTGTCTGCGCTGGGTACTGATACGGGTGGTTCAGTCCGTCAGCCGGCTGCGTTTTGCGGTTGCTATGGATTAAAACCAACCTATGGACGTATTTCAAGATATGGGGTAATTGCCTATGCCTCTTCTTTTGATCAGGTAGGCCCGATTACTTCTTCAGTGAGCGATGCGGCCTTACTTTTAGAAGTACTGGCTGGCGCTGATGAAAATGACAGTACCGTATCCCGCTTACCTGTTCCTGATTACCTGGCTGCACTGGATAATGCTTCTCCAAAGAAGATTGCCGTGCTCAAAGAAACCCTGGAAAGTGAAGCGCTTGATCCGGATATCAAAGCCGCCATCCTGCAGGCAATTGAGCAGTTTAAAGCAGATGGACATACCGTTGAGTATGTGTCTTTCGATTTGCTGGACTATCTTGTTCCTGCTTATTATGTTTTAACAGCAGCAGAAGCTTCTTCTAATCTTTCCAGATATGATGGGGTACATTATGGACACCGTAATTTACAGGCAGAAAATCTGAATAGCTTATACAAAAAATCCAGGGCTGAAGGTTTTGGGGAAGAAGTGAAGCGAAGGATTTTACTCGGTACTTTTGTACTGAGTGCAGGTTATTACGATGCTTACTATCAGAAAGCACAGCAGGTAAGACGTTTGATCAGGGACAAAATCGAAGCATTATTGGTTGATTTTGATGTGATCCTGACACCCGTTGCACCTACACCACCCTTTAAAATAGGCGAAAATATACAAGATCCGCTGGTGATGTATATGGCCGATATTTTTACAGTACTGGCTTCATTGACAGGGGTTCCGGCAATAGCTATCCCTCTGGGCAATAATAAGCTGGGTTTACCGTTAAGTCTTCAGTTAATGGGTAAACACTTTGAAGAAGGGGCGTTACTTTCCCTATCCAAAAGTTTTACTTATTTTAGCTCCACCTGA
- a CDS encoding twin-arginine translocase TatA/TatE family subunit, which translates to MLNTTILAALGTPEIIIILVVVLLLFGGKKIPELMRGLGKGVKEFKDGKDGADEHVDPNNTHKPQ; encoded by the coding sequence ATGTTAAACACAACAATATTAGCAGCACTGGGTACACCAGAGATCATTATTATTTTGGTAGTTGTTTTGCTGCTTTTTGGCGGTAAAAAAATTCCTGAACTGATGCGTGGACTTGGTAAAGGCGTTAAAGAATTCAAAGACGGTAAAGACGGAGCAGACGAACATGTTGATCCTAACAACACCCATAAACCACAATAG
- a CDS encoding twin-arginine translocase TatA/TatE family subunit, with product MYTGVVLEFLNMGGSEIMLILAVVLLLFGGKKLPELARGLGKGIRDFKDASEGVKREIHRNINAMDIDDEIKATDAAYPATGTAAYDANNAVHVDPSAPTATVAETPVVTAAETHVTPAAETHEAVHATATPAAEAPSEIEKNKI from the coding sequence ATGTATACTGGAGTAGTATTAGAATTTTTAAATATGGGTGGAAGCGAAATCATGCTTATCCTGGCCGTAGTACTGTTGTTGTTCGGAGGTAAAAAATTACCTGAACTTGCAAGAGGATTAGGAAAAGGGATCAGAGATTTTAAAGATGCCTCAGAAGGAGTAAAACGCGAAATTCACCGCAATATCAATGCGATGGATATCGATGATGAGATCAAAGCAACAGATGCTGCTTACCCGGCAACTGGTACAGCTGCGTATGATGCAAATAATGCAGTTCATGTTGATCCGTCAGCACCAACAGCAACAGTTGCGGAAACACCTGTAGTAACAGCAGCAGAAACACACGTAACACCAGCTGCTGAAACACATGAAGCAGTACATGCAACAGCAACACCTGCTGCGGAAGCACCATCAGAAATAGAAAAAAACAAAATTTAA
- a CDS encoding murein hydrolase activator EnvC family protein, whose product MKLHKLLLFLLFIAFAPTAFAQSSSQLKRKKEAIQREIELLQKNLNKAAQGKKLTLSEIRALSTKISLMQSKITVINSEIKNLDNEIHENKNTVHSLQGQLAQLKKEYAGMIRFAQRNRNSYDKMMFIFAARDFNQAYKRIKYLQQFGQYRKKQADYIQGTEKNLNYKIVVLDKSLKAKSSLLKEQETEQGKLAKNKNEQATVLNQFSKQEKQFGRDIAKRKKQQAAIDREIRNAINREIALARKRAEEEARIAAARAKAESKPAPAEKPKPKSGNYLTATPEAARLSAGFETNRGRLPWPVASGSITEGFGRHTEGQAGYTNDGVNIMTSEGATVRAVFGGEVLFVTVIQGIYVVAIRHGEYFTIYQNLKSPSVSKGEKVETRQSIGTVATTSDGAVLHFEIMRGQSKLNPEAWIAK is encoded by the coding sequence ATGAAGCTACACAAATTACTTTTATTTCTTCTTTTTATCGCGTTTGCGCCGACGGCCTTTGCCCAGAGCAGCTCTCAGTTAAAGCGGAAGAAAGAAGCCATCCAGCGTGAGATTGAACTTTTACAGAAAAACCTGAATAAGGCAGCTCAGGGTAAGAAGCTTACTTTAAGTGAGATACGTGCGTTAAGTACGAAAATTAGCTTGATGCAGAGTAAAATCACGGTCATCAACTCAGAAATAAAAAATCTGGACAATGAGATCCATGAGAATAAAAACACCGTACATTCATTGCAGGGTCAGCTGGCACAGCTTAAAAAAGAATATGCCGGAATGATCAGGTTTGCACAGCGCAATAGAAATTCATACGATAAGATGATGTTTATTTTTGCTGCACGTGATTTTAACCAGGCTTATAAAAGAATAAAATATTTACAGCAATTTGGTCAGTACCGTAAAAAACAGGCTGACTATATTCAGGGAACCGAAAAGAACCTGAACTATAAGATTGTAGTACTGGATAAAAGCTTAAAGGCGAAAAGCAGTTTATTAAAAGAGCAGGAAACTGAGCAGGGTAAACTGGCGAAGAATAAAAATGAACAGGCTACGGTATTGAACCAGTTCAGTAAACAGGAAAAACAATTTGGCCGGGATATAGCCAAAAGAAAGAAACAACAGGCTGCAATTGACCGCGAGATCAGAAATGCGATTAACAGGGAAATTGCTTTAGCCAGAAAAAGAGCGGAAGAAGAAGCAAGGATTGCAGCAGCGAGAGCAAAAGCGGAAAGTAAACCTGCTCCGGCAGAGAAACCAAAACCAAAAAGTGGTAACTACCTGACGGCAACGCCGGAAGCAGCAAGGTTATCTGCGGGATTTGAAACCAACAGAGGACGTTTACCATGGCCGGTGGCTTCGGGATCGATCACTGAAGGGTTTGGAAGACATACAGAAGGTCAGGCTGGATATACCAACGATGGGGTAAACATCATGACCAGTGAAGGCGCTACGGTTCGTGCGGTATTTGGTGGAGAAGTGTTATTTGTAACGGTAATACAGGGGATTTATGTAGTTGCAATACGCCATGGGGAGTATTTCACGATTTATCAGAATCTGAAATCACCAAGTGTATCTAAAGGAGAGAAAGTAGAAACCCGCCAGAGTATTGGTACGGTGGCCACAACTTCTGACGGAGCGGTACTGCATTTTGAAATTATGAGGGGACAGTCAAAACTGAATCCTGAAGCATGGATTGCTAAATAA